CGATGTTATCACCGCGGACTCCACTCTGACGCGAGCTACTCTCGATTACGATCGAGCAGCAAAATTACGGGATACCAAGAGTTTGAGCGTGGAGGAGTTCGATACTCGCCGAGCGGCCAAGGATGCGGCGGTGGCTGGTGTGTCCGCAGCCAAAGCTGCTCAACTCGCCGCAGAAGCCAGTCTGAAAAAAGCCCAATTCGATCGAGATAATTGCACCATTCGCAATCCGGTCAAAGGCATCAGTCGTATAAGCCAAACTTACATAACAAAAGGGGCACTGGTCACCGCGGGAAGTTCCGTCCTCTGCAAGGTTGTCTCCCTGAACCCGATCCGCGCCTATTTCGATGTCGATGAAATGACTTCGCTTCTCTATCGCCGGCAAATCTACGATACCAAGGAACTGGCCGACCCGTCGAACAAAAACCAACTAGATTGCTGGGTCGCCATGAAGGACGAAACCGAAACGCCCGATGGCAAATACCCGCACCCCGGTAAACTCGTCTACGTTGCTCCGGAAGTCACGCGGGGTACCGCCACGATCGAAGTTTACGCGGAAATCCAAAATGGCGAGCCCTATCGGTTGCGGCCGGGCGATTCCGTTCGGATCAAGGTCGTAGCCGGGAAATCCAAGAAGTACATCACCATACCGGAAATTGCCGTAGGCAGTCAGCAACAGCAAAAATTCGTTTATGTCGTCACCAAAGACAAAGAAGGTAAAGACATCGCTGAGTTTCGTCCTGTAATTCTGGGTGCCGTCCGACAGGTGGGCAATCTCCGACTTCAGATCGTGGAGAAGGGATTGAACTTAGGCGAAACCATTATCGTCAATGGATTGCTGCGGGTCCGCCCCGGAGCAGAGATTAAACCGAAAGAGATGCCACTGGCCTCGAAGTAAAATCTTTGCGTTCGGAACCGGATGGAAATTCAACTGAATCGGAACCCAGCATGTTTGCACAGTTTTTCATAGTTCGTCCCGTGGCGGCCATTGTTCTCGCCCTGATGACGGTTCTCGTCGGCGTCTTGGCCCTCACCGCCTTGCCCATCTCACAATATCCCGATGTGGTGCCGCCACAAGTCGTGATCACGGCCGCCTATCCCGGACAAAACGCTCAAAAAGTCTCTCTGGAAGTGGCCGCACCGATCGAAGAACAGATCAACGGTGTCGAAGGCATGCTCTACATGGAATCGCAGTGCACCAACGACGGGGCGATGCGGTTGACCTGTACATTCAAAGTCGGCAC
The genomic region above belongs to Telmatocola sphagniphila and contains:
- a CDS encoding efflux RND transporter periplasmic adaptor subunit — encoded protein: MLRRIFPLALCILIGCGNPPQAPQPPEPPVVTVEKVIERELDSNLDFTGYLKAPEDPEIRAQVTGYLKEIAFTNGELVKENQILYQIDPEPYEAAMLNAKANVEKAKADVITADSTLTRATLDYDRAAKLRDTKSLSVEEFDTRRAAKDAAVAGVSAAKAAQLAAEASLKKAQFDRDNCTIRNPVKGISRISQTYITKGALVTAGSSVLCKVVSLNPIRAYFDVDEMTSLLYRRQIYDTKELADPSNKNQLDCWVAMKDETETPDGKYPHPGKLVYVAPEVTRGTATIEVYAEIQNGEPYRLRPGDSVRIKVVAGKSKKYITIPEIAVGSQQQQKFVYVVTKDKEGKDIAEFRPVILGAVRQVGNLRLQIVEKGLNLGETIIVNGLLRVRPGAEIKPKEMPLASK